Proteins found in one Brevibacillus brevis genomic segment:
- a CDS encoding M1 family metallopeptidase, with product MKKWVSMVGGSLLFLTWMLPVNAEEGTALTRKPLYQADVRIDPIKKEVAGTVTITFWPKDPSRAYLHLYPNVFTEEHQGMLWEELLGNGPTLGTYTNKKLMVDGVAVVGKKTKDLNILEVPLEGQAGLRKIVMEFEMTLPRNDGRMSYDDQSIWLGNWLPVLAVYDKEGWHLDSYEPVGDPFYSENADYEVNVTLPKDYQLASTAPDKAAKQVSTGEGEKTIQLGAENVRDFALVVMDASYQRTETKVGETIVRTWWRKTDDPASAEQIHEAAAKSLAYFHHQLGAYPYTEFDVVRTGGAINGMEYPALVFLDGRHFLSGEETGIVTVVHETAHQWFYGLLGNNQVKEAWLDEGFTEYVTLSYLSQQDPLVGAERVRRRLEQGTSVQYYVAEELRSWQALSAFPDNQSYSDLVYSRPSSMLWLLQGAWGEERVHDVLKQYVEKYRYQVVTGKEWEAFLSEMAGEDAGAFLDYWLKVDMSQQEQAAAWLERQRLKHQKK from the coding sequence GTGAAGAAATGGGTCTCAATGGTTGGTGGTAGCTTATTGTTTTTGACGTGGATGTTGCCTGTAAATGCTGAGGAGGGTACTGCGCTTACGCGTAAACCGCTCTATCAGGCTGATGTGCGAATTGATCCAATCAAGAAAGAAGTGGCAGGAACCGTAACGATTACCTTTTGGCCAAAAGACCCTTCTCGTGCCTATCTCCATCTTTACCCGAATGTATTTACAGAAGAGCATCAAGGCATGCTATGGGAGGAACTTTTAGGCAATGGCCCAACGCTTGGAACATACACTAATAAAAAGCTAATGGTCGATGGTGTCGCGGTTGTCGGCAAAAAGACGAAAGACCTGAACATACTCGAAGTACCGCTAGAAGGACAGGCGGGGCTACGAAAGATTGTGATGGAGTTCGAGATGACTCTTCCGCGAAACGACGGCAGGATGTCGTACGATGACCAATCAATCTGGCTGGGGAACTGGCTCCCGGTTCTTGCGGTGTACGACAAGGAAGGATGGCATCTCGATTCGTACGAGCCTGTCGGTGATCCATTCTACAGTGAGAACGCAGATTATGAGGTAAACGTGACGCTGCCAAAAGACTATCAACTGGCGAGCACAGCGCCAGACAAGGCTGCGAAACAGGTTTCTACTGGTGAGGGAGAAAAGACGATACAGCTCGGTGCAGAAAACGTGAGGGATTTTGCCCTCGTTGTTATGGATGCCTCTTATCAGCGAACGGAAACGAAAGTGGGCGAAACAATCGTTCGAACATGGTGGCGGAAAACAGATGATCCGGCATCTGCTGAACAGATTCATGAAGCAGCAGCGAAGTCTCTCGCCTATTTTCATCATCAATTGGGTGCCTATCCATATACCGAATTCGATGTGGTAAGGACTGGTGGCGCGATTAACGGGATGGAGTATCCGGCATTGGTTTTTCTGGACGGGCGTCATTTCCTTTCTGGTGAAGAAACAGGTATCGTCACGGTTGTCCATGAGACGGCACACCAGTGGTTTTACGGCTTGCTCGGAAATAATCAGGTAAAGGAAGCATGGCTGGATGAGGGATTCACGGAGTACGTGACGCTCTCGTATTTATCTCAGCAAGACCCGCTGGTGGGAGCGGAACGGGTGCGCAGACGGCTGGAGCAGGGTACCTCTGTTCAGTATTACGTGGCAGAGGAACTGCGCTCTTGGCAAGCGCTGTCTGCATTTCCTGATAATCAGAGTTATAGCGATCTCGTTTATTCCCGTCCGTCCTCGATGCTGTGGCTGTTGCAGGGAGCCTGGGGAGAAGAAAGGGTACATGACGTGTTGAAGCAGTACGTCGAGAAGTACCGTTATCAGGTGGTGACCGGAAAGGAATGGGAAGCATTTTTATCTGAGATGGCGGGAGAAGATGCGGGCGCTTTCTTGGATTATTGGTTGAAAGTAGACATGTCCCAGCAGGAACAGGCAGCAGCTTGGCTGGAGCGCCAACGTCTCAAGCACCAGAAGAAGTAA
- a CDS encoding NCS2 family permease, translating into MRKYFEFDKLGTNYRREIIAGITTFLAMAYILAVNPFILSGADLPPDLKANYPAFGAVFTATALAAALGTLLMGIFGRLPIGQAPGMGLNAFFTYTVVLTMQIPWQQALAGVFLSCTIFLILSLTGVREAIIKAIPKSLKYAVSAGIGLFIAFIGLKNAGIIVANDATFVALGHLTFYHEGMKPEAILAAKNALLAVFGLIVTVILLSRKVNAGIFIGMLITAITGMFFGLVNLPEQVVSAPPSLAPTFGAAFEYLGNPSALFTVNMLIVVLTFLFVDFFDATGTLLGVASQAGLLREDGNLPRPGKALASDAIAGMAGAVLGTSTTTAYVESTAGVAAGGRSGFTAVVTGIMFLLALFFSPLLAIVTPAVTAPALIIVGVLMASHIAKVAWDDLDEAFPAFLTILLMPLTYSIATGIATGFIVYPVMKVMKGKAREVHPAMYVLFFVFLAYFIWLRE; encoded by the coding sequence GTGCGGAAGTATTTCGAATTTGACAAGCTAGGCACCAATTACCGACGCGAAATCATCGCGGGTATCACTACTTTTTTGGCAATGGCATATATTTTGGCTGTCAATCCATTCATTCTCAGTGGTGCGGATCTGCCGCCAGATTTGAAAGCAAACTATCCTGCATTTGGGGCTGTCTTTACCGCAACGGCTTTGGCTGCTGCTCTCGGTACACTGTTAATGGGTATTTTTGGACGTTTGCCGATCGGTCAAGCTCCGGGAATGGGATTGAACGCATTTTTTACTTATACCGTCGTTCTGACGATGCAAATTCCTTGGCAACAGGCTTTGGCTGGCGTATTCCTTTCTTGTACGATCTTTTTGATTCTGTCCCTGACAGGGGTTCGTGAAGCGATCATCAAAGCGATTCCAAAAAGCTTGAAGTACGCAGTTTCGGCAGGGATTGGACTTTTTATCGCGTTTATCGGTTTGAAAAACGCAGGTATCATCGTAGCCAATGATGCCACCTTCGTAGCACTGGGACATCTGACCTTCTATCACGAGGGAATGAAGCCGGAAGCAATTTTGGCAGCGAAAAATGCATTGCTTGCTGTGTTTGGTCTGATCGTGACGGTCATTCTGCTTTCTCGCAAAGTCAATGCAGGTATCTTTATCGGGATGTTGATTACGGCGATTACCGGGATGTTTTTCGGACTGGTGAATTTGCCTGAGCAAGTCGTTTCTGCACCACCTAGCCTTGCTCCTACATTCGGTGCTGCGTTCGAATATCTCGGTAATCCATCCGCTTTGTTCACCGTGAACATGCTGATTGTTGTGTTGACATTCTTGTTTGTAGACTTTTTCGATGCCACAGGTACGCTCTTGGGTGTAGCGAGCCAAGCTGGATTGCTCCGCGAAGACGGCAACTTGCCACGTCCAGGAAAAGCACTCGCATCCGATGCAATTGCAGGTATGGCAGGTGCGGTACTCGGTACATCTACCACTACAGCTTACGTTGAGTCGACAGCAGGGGTAGCGGCAGGCGGGCGCTCTGGATTTACCGCAGTTGTCACAGGTATTATGTTCCTGCTGGCGTTGTTCTTCTCACCGCTTCTTGCGATTGTCACACCTGCGGTTACGGCACCAGCGCTCATTATCGTCGGTGTTCTGATGGCTTCTCACATCGCAAAAGTGGCATGGGATGACCTGGATGAAGCGTTCCCTGCGTTCCTGACGATTTTGTTGATGCCATTGACTTACAGTATTGCAACAGGTATTGCGACAGGCTTCATCGTTTATCCGGTGATGAAGGTAATGAAGGGCAAGGCTCGCGAAGTGCATCCCGCGATGTATGTGCTGTTCTTCGTCTTCCTGGCGTACTTTATCTGGTTGCGCGAATAG
- a CDS encoding M1 family metallopeptidase produces the protein MWRKHWVVIVAVGVVLTVFLTVRPWTGKAGLDAHEIVPIVHSQAAITYKADVQIDMNNHVVKGMLTARFVPTDDQAFFHLYPNAFSANAALSGENWEFLLGKQREPGGIKISAVRVNGKSVGVQYAGKANTLLQVPLPGRTSSVETVVEMNFQLEVPYNNGRMSYHDHAMWLGNWLPILAVKDAGGWRLDPYSAIGDPFYSDVANYHLRVQLSEGYQLATSGLESVAVITETRPQRQKIYEVDAWNVRDFALVVMDDTYQPISGKVGETIVRTWVQKSDDPQNVKRIHETARESLDYYGKQFGVYPYKEYDVVKTGGFFGGMEYPSLVFIAQEYFDRSDAMGEAVVAHETAHQWFYGLVGNDEVREAWLDEGLTDYATMAFLQQKSPVRSQAYIQMRQGQARAAEGYANQGVTAKSSVDAFPDWRSYNDLVYGRAGAMWWNLKEKWGVERLHQMLRQYVRDHQYKQANGEQITALLTAAAGADASPYLDYWLQVQLEKAEAANNWVEKGKHE, from the coding sequence ATGTGGCGGAAGCATTGGGTGGTCATCGTGGCAGTAGGAGTCGTTTTGACTGTATTCTTGACCGTCCGGCCTTGGACAGGGAAGGCTGGCTTAGATGCTCACGAGATTGTGCCGATTGTTCACAGTCAGGCTGCAATCACTTACAAGGCCGATGTTCAGATCGATATGAACAACCACGTGGTGAAAGGCATGCTGACGGCTCGTTTTGTCCCAACAGATGACCAAGCTTTTTTTCATTTATACCCCAATGCTTTTTCAGCGAATGCCGCTCTCAGTGGAGAGAACTGGGAGTTTTTGCTGGGCAAACAGCGTGAGCCTGGTGGTATCAAGATAAGCGCTGTACGGGTAAACGGAAAAAGTGTTGGCGTACAGTATGCGGGAAAGGCGAATACGCTTTTACAAGTGCCTCTCCCTGGAAGAACATCGTCTGTCGAGACGGTGGTAGAGATGAATTTTCAGCTCGAGGTTCCTTATAACAACGGGCGAATGTCTTACCATGATCATGCGATGTGGCTGGGGAACTGGCTGCCGATTCTGGCGGTCAAGGATGCAGGAGGCTGGCGGCTTGATCCTTATTCCGCGATTGGCGATCCTTTTTACTCGGATGTGGCAAATTATCATTTGCGTGTGCAGTTATCAGAGGGGTACCAGCTTGCTACGAGCGGATTGGAGAGCGTGGCTGTCATCACCGAGACGAGACCGCAACGGCAAAAGATCTATGAGGTGGACGCATGGAACGTTCGGGATTTTGCTCTTGTCGTCATGGACGATACGTACCAACCCATATCTGGCAAGGTCGGAGAAACCATCGTACGTACATGGGTGCAGAAAAGCGATGACCCGCAAAACGTAAAACGAATACATGAGACTGCCAGAGAGTCCCTCGACTATTACGGAAAACAGTTCGGGGTGTATCCATATAAGGAATACGATGTTGTCAAGACAGGCGGCTTCTTTGGCGGAATGGAATACCCGAGTCTTGTCTTTATTGCCCAGGAGTATTTTGACCGTAGCGATGCCATGGGGGAAGCGGTCGTAGCGCATGAAACGGCACATCAATGGTTTTACGGGTTGGTTGGAAACGACGAGGTGCGAGAGGCTTGGCTGGATGAGGGACTGACGGATTATGCGACGATGGCATTTTTGCAGCAAAAGTCCCCTGTACGCTCACAGGCGTATATTCAGATGCGGCAAGGCCAAGCACGTGCAGCGGAAGGATATGCGAACCAAGGAGTCACTGCAAAGTCGTCCGTGGATGCTTTTCCAGACTGGAGGAGCTACAATGACCTCGTCTACGGACGAGCGGGTGCCATGTGGTGGAACTTGAAGGAAAAATGGGGAGTCGAACGACTGCATCAGATGTTGCGTCAATATGTACGGGATCATCAATACAAGCAGGCGAATGGGGAGCAAATCACAGCGTTATTGACTGCAGCTGCCGGGGCGGATGCCAGTCCCTATTTGGATTATTGGCTTCAGGTCCAGCTAGAGAAAGCCGAAGCGGCAAACAATTGGGTAGAAAAAGGCAAACACGAATAA
- a CDS encoding NTF2 fold immunity protein, whose translation MSYMDAWEKIIAEQERERDRLRVNRITVQVDDKKKSKHNVHQKEKVIEYGFVERDLYDENLIGRFELYFADRDTLLQQDRFGDEFAFGELIDEHAVATAIFSYLAEHYSQFLEETPFAISYNPIAEAWIIEGTLPPGWLGGVIYIALAKENGKLLMMYGTK comes from the coding sequence ATGAGCTATATGGATGCTTGGGAGAAAATAATAGCGGAGCAGGAACGAGAACGTGACCGGCTTCGAGTCAATCGAATCACCGTACAGGTCGACGATAAGAAAAAGAGCAAGCACAACGTTCATCAAAAGGAAAAAGTCATCGAATATGGCTTTGTGGAACGTGATTTGTATGATGAGAATTTAATTGGGAGGTTTGAACTCTATTTCGCTGATCGTGACACTCTTCTCCAGCAAGATCGGTTTGGAGATGAATTTGCTTTTGGTGAGCTTATAGATGAACATGCAGTTGCAACGGCAATCTTCTCCTATTTAGCGGAGCACTATTCTCAGTTTTTGGAGGAAACTCCCTTCGCTATTAGCTACAACCCTATTGCAGAAGCTTGGATTATTGAAGGAACGCTTCCTCCGGGATGGCTAGGCGGGGTCATTTATATTGCTCTTGCAAAAGAAAATGGAAAGCTTCTCATGATGTATGGAACGAAATAA
- the purK gene encoding 5-(carboxyamino)imidazole ribonucleotide synthase, translating into MTTKDRKQIKPGSTLGILGGGQLGRMIALAGRAMGYRFVTMDPTADAPCGQTADRQIVASYDDVEAAMQLASVSDVISYEFENVDAQVAEVLESRAYVPQGSRLLRITQNRIREKTAIREIGIPVAPFCVVNSLGDLQNAVRELGLPAVMKTATGGYDGKGQWVLRSEAELAEAYETLSRAGTELIVEQFVPFQMELSVIAARNPAGELAVFPVSENIHQENILHLSIVPARISAEVAARAEEIARTIVEKLDVVGLIAVELFLTEDGQLYVNELAPRPHNSGHFTMDACVTSQFEQHVRAVCNLPLGSTELLSSVVMVNILGEHLQPVIDQIDKLPRTAKLHLYGKAESKAKRKMGHINVLAPTVEEALTLIDELKIWTNTSEVLS; encoded by the coding sequence ATGACAACCAAAGACCGTAAGCAAATCAAACCAGGATCGACCTTAGGAATACTCGGCGGAGGACAGCTTGGACGGATGATTGCTCTTGCGGGACGAGCTATGGGCTACCGCTTTGTCACAATGGACCCGACAGCAGACGCACCATGCGGCCAAACAGCTGATCGGCAAATTGTCGCCAGCTACGATGACGTAGAAGCAGCGATGCAGCTTGCCTCGGTCAGTGATGTCATCTCTTATGAATTTGAAAATGTCGATGCGCAGGTGGCTGAAGTGTTGGAGAGCCGCGCTTATGTACCGCAGGGAAGCCGACTTTTGCGTATCACCCAAAACCGAATTCGGGAAAAGACCGCTATTCGCGAGATCGGAATCCCGGTTGCTCCGTTTTGTGTCGTGAATAGCTTGGGAGATTTGCAGAACGCCGTGCGTGAATTGGGGCTGCCTGCTGTCATGAAGACAGCAACTGGTGGCTATGACGGAAAAGGACAATGGGTATTGAGAAGTGAGGCAGAGCTGGCGGAGGCGTATGAAACGTTGTCCAGAGCAGGTACAGAGCTGATCGTGGAACAATTTGTACCATTCCAAATGGAGCTGTCTGTGATTGCTGCACGCAATCCTGCGGGAGAACTGGCTGTTTTTCCTGTGTCAGAAAATATTCATCAGGAAAACATCCTGCACCTGAGCATTGTTCCAGCTCGTATTTCGGCTGAAGTAGCCGCTCGCGCGGAAGAAATTGCTCGCACGATTGTAGAAAAGCTGGATGTGGTCGGGCTCATTGCAGTTGAGCTTTTTTTGACTGAAGATGGTCAGCTGTATGTCAATGAATTGGCGCCGCGACCGCACAACTCCGGGCATTTTACCATGGATGCTTGTGTGACCTCGCAGTTTGAGCAGCATGTTCGGGCGGTTTGCAATTTGCCTTTGGGATCTACAGAGTTGCTCTCGAGCGTCGTGATGGTTAATATTTTGGGAGAGCATCTACAGCCTGTCATCGATCAGATCGACAAGCTACCGCGCACAGCCAAGCTCCATTTGTACGGAAAAGCAGAGAGTAAGGCCAAGCGAAAAATGGGGCATATCAACGTGCTCGCCCCTACTGTAGAAGAAGCGCTCACCCTGATTGATGAGCTGAAAATCTGGACGAATACATCGGAGGTATTATCATGA
- a CDS encoding histidine--tRNA ligase, with product MENEALKTVKGTKDFMPQEQMQRNWIRRTLEAVFEAYGCKPLETPMLQHYELLASKYGGGDEILKEVYRLSDQGDRELGLRYDLTVPLTKVVGMNPEMRMPFKRYEIGKVFRDGPVKTGRLREFIQCDVDIVGTTSVLAEAELLSMAFEAFKRLGLDVYIEVNNRKLLSGVLQELGVPVERAGDVMLSLDKLEKIGVDGVRDDLRERNVEESLVLAITSFLQEGVITLDLLTERFTSPLVQEGIRELREMLAYVTGAGVDGELRFSPFLARGLGIYTGIVYEIFLQDGSITSSIGSGGRYDQIIGRLLDDGREYPAVGISFGLDVILAALANRNTEEQKAADVLVIPLGTEASSLGLANRLRDSDIRVELELTGRRLKKALDYANKEGFAFALIYGENEVNSGQVVVRDMREGTEQPVPLELVEKWLSDKLSG from the coding sequence ATGGAAAACGAAGCATTAAAAACGGTAAAAGGGACAAAAGATTTCATGCCGCAGGAGCAAATGCAACGAAACTGGATACGAAGGACGCTTGAGGCTGTATTCGAGGCATACGGCTGCAAACCATTGGAAACGCCTATGCTGCAGCACTATGAATTGCTGGCATCCAAGTACGGCGGCGGGGATGAGATCTTGAAGGAAGTGTATCGCTTGAGCGACCAAGGAGATAGAGAGCTCGGTCTGCGCTATGACTTAACCGTTCCGTTGACGAAGGTAGTGGGGATGAATCCTGAGATGCGAATGCCGTTCAAGCGGTATGAGATCGGAAAAGTATTTCGGGACGGTCCAGTAAAAACCGGACGTTTGCGCGAATTTATTCAATGCGATGTCGATATCGTGGGAACAACATCGGTGCTGGCTGAAGCAGAATTGCTCAGTATGGCGTTTGAGGCATTCAAGCGGTTGGGGCTCGACGTGTACATTGAGGTCAACAACCGCAAGTTGTTATCTGGGGTGCTTCAGGAGCTGGGAGTTCCCGTAGAGCGGGCCGGGGATGTCATGCTGTCGCTGGATAAGCTCGAGAAAATCGGCGTGGACGGAGTGCGTGATGACTTGCGGGAAAGAAACGTCGAGGAGTCACTCGTTTTGGCGATTACCTCTTTCCTGCAAGAAGGGGTGATTACTCTGGATCTGTTGACAGAGCGCTTTACATCCCCGCTAGTTCAGGAAGGGATTCGGGAGCTCCGTGAAATGCTTGCCTATGTAACAGGAGCGGGTGTGGACGGGGAGCTTCGTTTCTCGCCATTTCTGGCAAGAGGCTTGGGGATCTACACAGGAATTGTGTATGAGATCTTTTTGCAGGATGGAAGTATAACGTCTAGTATCGGCAGTGGGGGACGTTACGATCAGATCATCGGTCGGCTTTTGGATGATGGAAGAGAGTATCCCGCTGTAGGGATTTCGTTTGGATTGGATGTCATTCTTGCAGCGCTGGCAAATCGCAACACGGAAGAACAAAAAGCTGCCGATGTGCTCGTCATTCCCCTCGGGACAGAAGCATCCAGTCTTGGTCTGGCCAATCGATTGCGCGATAGCGATATTAGAGTCGAGCTGGAGCTGACAGGTAGACGGCTGAAAAAAGCACTTGATTATGCAAACAAGGAAGGCTTTGCTTTTGCACTGATCTACGGGGAAAACGAAGTGAACAGCGGGCAGGTCGTCGTCCGAGATATGCGAGAGGGAACGGAACAGCCGGTTCCTTTGGAGTTGGTTGAAAAGTGGCTGTCCGACAAGCTGTCAGGGTAA
- the purB gene encoding adenylosuccinate lyase — protein sequence MIERYSRPEMRAIWTEENKFKAWLEVEILACEAWSKLGVIPEEDVKKLWDKATFDINRIYEIEEETRHDVVAFTRAVSETLGEEKKWVHYGLTSTDVVDTALSYLLRQANEILEKDIEDFIEILADKAREHKDTVCMGRTHGVHAEPTTFGLKLALWHEEMKRNLARFQAAKKEVAYGKISGAVGTYANIDPFVEAYVCEKLGLSAAPISTQTLQRDRHAEYMATLALIATSLEKFATEIRGLQKSEMREVEEAFAKGQKGSSAMPHKRNPIGSENICGLARVIRGHMLTSYENVSLWHERDISHSSAERVILPDATQALNYMLRRFMNIVKNLTVFPENMKRNMDRTFGLIYSQQVMLKLIEKGMSREQAYDTVQPRAMQAWEEQRSFRAIVDEDATVSSTLSKEELDECFDYRYHLKHVDTIFQRLGLI from the coding sequence ATGATCGAACGTTATTCCCGACCGGAAATGCGCGCCATTTGGACGGAAGAAAACAAATTCAAAGCGTGGCTGGAAGTAGAAATTCTCGCGTGTGAAGCATGGTCCAAGCTGGGCGTCATTCCTGAGGAAGACGTGAAAAAGCTGTGGGATAAAGCTACTTTTGACATTAACAGAATCTATGAGATCGAAGAGGAGACACGCCATGATGTGGTGGCGTTTACCCGTGCGGTATCGGAAACCTTGGGCGAAGAAAAGAAGTGGGTGCATTACGGACTGACTTCTACCGATGTGGTGGATACTGCGCTGTCATACCTGCTGCGTCAGGCTAATGAGATTTTGGAGAAGGATATCGAAGACTTCATCGAGATTTTGGCAGACAAAGCTCGAGAGCACAAGGATACGGTTTGCATGGGCAGAACGCATGGTGTGCATGCGGAGCCTACGACTTTTGGCTTGAAGCTGGCCCTGTGGCATGAAGAAATGAAGCGCAACCTGGCGCGTTTTCAGGCTGCGAAAAAAGAAGTGGCGTACGGCAAAATCTCTGGCGCAGTTGGAACATACGCAAACATCGATCCGTTCGTGGAAGCGTATGTATGCGAGAAGCTGGGGCTGTCTGCAGCACCTATCTCTACCCAAACCTTGCAGCGTGATCGCCACGCCGAGTACATGGCGACATTGGCACTAATCGCAACTTCTTTGGAGAAATTCGCAACAGAAATTCGCGGTCTGCAAAAGAGCGAAATGCGCGAGGTGGAAGAAGCATTTGCCAAAGGTCAAAAAGGTTCTTCGGCAATGCCACACAAGCGCAACCCAATCGGAAGCGAAAATATTTGCGGACTGGCTCGTGTCATCCGTGGTCACATGCTCACTTCCTATGAAAATGTTTCCCTCTGGCATGAGCGGGATATTTCCCACTCCTCTGCGGAGCGCGTGATTTTGCCAGATGCGACGCAAGCATTGAACTACATGCTGCGCCGTTTCATGAACATCGTGAAAAACTTGACGGTGTTCCCAGAGAACATGAAGCGCAATATGGACCGTACCTTTGGATTGATCTACTCGCAGCAAGTGATGCTCAAGCTGATTGAAAAAGGCATGAGCCGCGAGCAAGCCTATGACACGGTACAGCCTCGTGCGATGCAGGCGTGGGAAGAGCAACGCTCCTTCCGTGCGATTGTCGATGAGGATGCGACTGTCAGCTCTACACTATCCAAGGAAGAGCTGGATGAGTGCTTTGACTACCGTTACCACTTGAAGCATGTAGATACGATTTTCCAACGTCTTGGATTGATTTAA
- the guaA gene encoding glutamine-hydrolyzing GMP synthase: MDKSMEMVVVLDFGGQYNQLIARRVRDLGVYSELIPFNTPVEKIKEMNPKGIIFSGGPASVYEEGAPTVDPAIFDLGLPVLGICYGMQLMSHLTGGKVERAGKREYGKAELRMQQKHSLYDKWDTSEIVWMSHSDKVVELPTGFVIDAVSDSCPVAAISNLERQLYGVQFHPEVVHTQKGTEFIGNFLFNICGCEATWSMTTFIEDELVRIRETVGNKQVLCALSGGVDSSVVAALIHRAIGDQLTCMFVDHGLLRQGEAEGVMETFGEKFSMKVIKIDARERFMSKLKGVSDPEQKRKIIGNEFIYVFDEEAAKLTDMDFLAQGTLYTDIVESGTATAQTIKSHHNVGGLPEDMKFTLIEPLKALFKDEVRKLGTELGLPDEIVWRQPFPGPGLGIRVLGEVTEEKLKIVRESDAILREEIAKAGLDREIWQYFTALPNMTTVGVMGDVRTYSYTVGIRAVTSIDGMTADWARIPWDVLEKISVRIVNEVDNVNRIVYDVTSKPPATIEWE; this comes from the coding sequence ATGGACAAGTCAATGGAAATGGTCGTCGTACTCGATTTCGGAGGCCAGTATAATCAGTTGATCGCGCGCCGTGTCCGCGATCTGGGTGTTTACAGTGAACTGATACCGTTCAATACACCTGTTGAAAAGATTAAAGAGATGAATCCAAAAGGGATTATTTTCTCTGGCGGACCTGCTAGCGTATACGAAGAGGGAGCACCAACTGTAGACCCGGCGATTTTTGATCTAGGCTTGCCTGTATTGGGTATTTGCTACGGGATGCAGTTGATGAGCCATTTGACGGGCGGAAAAGTAGAACGTGCGGGTAAACGCGAGTACGGAAAAGCTGAATTGCGTATGCAGCAAAAACACAGCTTGTACGACAAATGGGATACAAGCGAAATCGTGTGGATGAGCCACTCTGACAAAGTAGTGGAGCTCCCAACCGGATTTGTCATTGATGCGGTAAGCGACAGCTGCCCGGTAGCTGCGATCAGCAACCTTGAGCGCCAGCTGTACGGCGTACAGTTCCATCCAGAAGTCGTTCATACCCAAAAAGGAACTGAGTTCATTGGAAACTTCCTGTTCAACATTTGTGGATGTGAAGCGACTTGGAGCATGACGACGTTCATCGAGGACGAGCTGGTTCGCATTCGTGAAACAGTCGGCAACAAGCAAGTACTGTGTGCGTTGAGCGGCGGTGTGGATTCTTCCGTAGTAGCAGCGCTGATTCACAGAGCGATTGGCGATCAATTGACATGCATGTTCGTTGACCACGGTCTTCTGCGCCAAGGGGAAGCAGAAGGGGTAATGGAGACATTCGGTGAGAAATTCTCCATGAAAGTGATCAAGATCGATGCTCGCGAGCGTTTTATGAGCAAGCTCAAAGGTGTATCTGACCCAGAGCAAAAGCGCAAAATCATCGGTAACGAGTTCATTTATGTATTCGATGAGGAAGCAGCGAAGCTGACAGATATGGACTTCTTGGCACAAGGTACGCTGTACACCGATATCGTAGAGAGCGGAACAGCGACTGCACAAACGATCAAATCGCACCACAACGTAGGCGGTTTGCCAGAAGACATGAAGTTCACGTTGATTGAACCATTGAAAGCATTGTTCAAAGACGAAGTACGCAAACTGGGTACCGAGTTGGGCTTGCCAGATGAGATTGTTTGGCGTCAGCCATTCCCAGGACCAGGCCTCGGCATTCGTGTTTTGGGTGAAGTGACGGAAGAAAAACTGAAGATCGTTCGTGAATCCGATGCGATCTTGCGTGAGGAGATTGCCAAGGCAGGTCTTGATCGGGAAATTTGGCAGTACTTCACGGCTTTGCCAAACATGACGACCGTAGGTGTAATGGGAGACGTTCGTACGTATTCTTACACCGTAGGGATTCGTGCGGTAACGTCCATTGATGGTATGACTGCTGACTGGGCACGCATTCCGTGGGATGTATTGGAGAAAATCTCTGTGCGTATCGTGAATGAAGTAGACAATGTAAACCGCATTGTGTATGATGTAACGTCCAAACCACCAGCAACGATTGAGTGGGAATAG
- the purE gene encoding 5-(carboxyamino)imidazole ribonucleotide mutase has translation MLQPLVGVIMGSTSDWETMKEACAILDELQVPYEKKVVSAHRTPDLMFTYAETAKSRGLEVIIAGAGGAAHLPGMVAAKTELPVIGVPVKSSNLNGLDSLLSIVQMPGGVPVATVAIGKAGAINAGLLAAQILGIKYPDVQERFVQRRDDVRNKVLEASELE, from the coding sequence ATGCTACAGCCTTTGGTAGGAGTCATTATGGGCAGTACGTCAGACTGGGAAACAATGAAGGAAGCTTGCGCAATTTTAGACGAATTGCAGGTACCGTATGAAAAGAAGGTCGTGTCTGCACACAGAACGCCAGACTTGATGTTTACGTATGCCGAGACTGCTAAAAGTCGCGGCTTGGAAGTCATTATTGCGGGTGCGGGCGGGGCAGCTCATTTGCCAGGAATGGTGGCTGCCAAGACAGAGTTGCCTGTCATTGGCGTACCGGTAAAATCATCCAACTTGAATGGTCTTGACTCGCTTTTGTCGATTGTGCAAATGCCAGGGGGCGTGCCTGTGGCGACAGTTGCGATCGGAAAAGCTGGAGCCATCAATGCAGGGTTATTGGCTGCGCAAATTTTGGGGATCAAATATCCAGACGTACAAGAGCGGTTCGTGCAAAGACGTGATGATGTACGCAATAAGGTGCTGGAGGCTAGTGAACTCGAATGA